ACTAAGTAATCCAACCtacgaaaagttcaataataatggttacaaaCCCAAATTCCAGTAACTATGTAACAAttccaaaagagtttcaaggTCTTAATACTTATCAAAATGTCCAAACATCATTAACTTTGCTGGACTGTGGCTCCAATCCCTTGAAATCTTTGTATTgaacataaaaaattgaaaataactaaattattagaccaatacttcaatgggtaacaaagaactattaatactaacctCTAAACTTACTAAAACCTTCCCAAGATCGGTCTCAAACCTATTGGGCAACAACTCAACTCCTTCCAAGacttcaaaatcaatctcatcatcaaacattcaaacaagCAAATCATTAAAGAAGATGCTACAGATTCTTCATGGCTAAGTCCTTGCCTACAAGAACCTTGAATTGAGCCTAAAGCAAACATCATAATTTATTTCTAGTCCTAAAATATAGCCAAAATAACAAATTCATACAAATACATCGGAATGAGTTTAATATTAGGGATAACAAGATAAATGACAAATTATAAGGTCTCGTTTATAAATATGACAAactgaaatcaaattttgaaatatagcaAAGGAAAAATCTTATAagtagaaaaatctaaaaaaatattcacacTATATAGCAAAAAATTTCAGAGGTGTTatgtacttttgaaactttttaatataagtgtaaatatttttaaatatttttttttataatccaAATAGGTTCCATTAGAAATGTAAAGATTCTTTCGTTTCTAAATTAGCTTAACCGACTAAATCTTTAATGtagaaaacattaattaaacaaaccaaactaaaaagttgaaaataagaaaacattaaaaatcaaaaaacaaataaaatagaaaaatgattgAACCTTCGCACACCAATAGTCGATTGATATGTATCCCATTTGAATTGAGGTTTTATACATTTATtagcttgaaaaaaaaaactaaaaaatgaagtaaagtaatcaaagaatttaccgtaattcaaaattcaaaaaataggGGTGATTTTTTTTGGTGGATCTAATATGATTTATTGATATATAGTGAAATATAGGAAGGGGAGATTTAATTATACCGTAAGTGAAGATATTCTCAAAGGCAATTTTAGTTTTGaccctatttaattttttttttttttaaaaaaggttaaTTTTGGTGGATCTAATATGATTTATTGATAATCAAATTTAGTTACccatcaaaatttgaaattctaaTTAAATAGTCGATTTTTTTGGGGGAGAATCAGATTTTATAGTTAAATAATCTAATCTAATTAGATTGTATCGTAAGCATAATTGAGGGTATTTTAGGattttgaaaaagtttgaaaatgtgaaaaaaatggCCCTTTGCTATATTTCAAAATCTCGATCGATTTTGTCAAAATCCTAAATGAATCTTCAAATGCAGCTATATATCACAATTTTCTTCAATATTACAAATCGAGCCTAAAATGTTCAATCCAAACATGAATTTTGAATTGTACTACAATCCAAACTCATTTCATCACGGCCTCCAAAATAGCCTTAGACATTTGTAATTTAGTTTAGAAATTAGTTAGTGTAATTTGTAAATTACCCCAACGTACTCTCGTTTAAGAATTATAAAATACCCTACAATCAGAATCCAAAGGTAGAAATGAAATATTTCAAAGcgttggattataatagtaaaCTATCCGAACATACtttatatagtttaaatttaaaatttaatgaaacaATTGAATAATATAGCTTATTAATTACAAATAGGAATATAAATTGAAGTGGAACAATGTTGCTTTCTAtctcaaacaaagaagaagagattAGCCATAAAAATGATGAAGAGAAGTATAGGCAGCAAGGCATCAATTTTGACTGCGGTATTTGGCGTTGTTACTGATATAGGTAAAACATCAATGGTAAATTTCATGCCCATGTTGCAATGGTTCCCATCGGTGCAGATAAAATAACGACGGCCAAGACGATTATTTTGTAGGGTTAAAATTATTGAAGGATCGAAAACTATTCCCTGTTCTACACATTCATCAAATTCCTTCTCGGATTTTGCTTCAGCATAAGTGTGAGTCTCGTTGGCTCTGGGTGTGAATCCTacattcaaaaaagaaaaaaaaaaacaataaacaacaattaTGTTCCATCGAACCATTTATCGGTTGTTTCATAACGTTTTTGTTTCTCGTTATTGTGTTCTTGATTCAGCTTTTGAAATACAGATATATCTAGTAAATTAAGATCccgtttagtaattattttgtttttaaaaaattaagcctgattttcatctttattaagtacaattattgaattcttaaccaaattctaaaagcAAAAAcagatttttaaaaactacttttttagtttttaaaaatttgacctgttttttaaatcattagtaaaaAGAAGAATTTTAGAAGCGGAAATAGTGTgtataggcttaatttaaaaataaaataaaaaaataaaaacccaaatgattaccaaatgagacctaagttttaagaaatgtttctaaTAATGTTTAGAAAATATGCACTAatgaataacaaaaaaaataaataggttagaataaaattttggCCCTTGTAGTTTAAGAATGGTTCAATTTTAATCCATGTATTTactataaatcttaaatttagtccctaatgtttgtttattgttaattttttcaaaatttttttattatatatttacattttcaatATAAGTTTAGAAACATAAtcacatattgtattttattgcataaaatttataaattactatTTAACCAACTttgatcaaaattaattttgatagactaaaattaagatttattgaaattacataaactaaaattagatatttgagGGTGACTAAACTAGAAAAGCTCCCAAGTGTAagaaccaaaatagtatttcgATCAAATAAAGATGataaaaaatttgtatatataatTCTAAAAACTACATTCTAAAATAGGTTcataacattttttatttaaaatttcagaTGAACATGATACAAGAAATGATAATCcatatgtctttttttttttaattaaaaaaaaaaactaattgcATTGCCACACGAGAAACGAGAAAGGAACATTACCAAACAAACCCTTAAAAAtagttaataataattattattacaaaataaaagtAGGTATTAAGAGTTTGATTACTTAGCCTATCACCAACGAAGAAAGTGTTATTACGAGCCCATTTAGAGAAGAAGGTAAGAGTTGGAGGTAAGTTCCAACCAAAATCACCTCCAACCTCGTGGTCGATAGCAACAACAACGTGGAAGAAAGTTCCGAAAAGGAAGAGACATGTAAGGGAAGCCATTGTTCTACTCATTTTTGTGTTTTGGAATTATAAGATAAGAAGAACATAAAAATAATGGTTTTAAAGAAGTTCATTTGGATGAAAAATGGATAGACAtacaaatttgaatataaattatttagaatGCCATCAAAAACAACAGCTGCAAACTCCAATTTGAAATTGCCAATTAAATTGGGTTGTACAACTTTTAACATgtgattaattaattcatttatatattattattcacCAACCTTTTTTAACCTCGACCaacaactaattaatttaataactattttctGAAAAAGAACTTCTGATGCAGATAAGGTCTAATTAAAATAATAGGGAGAGATGCAtatagttttttctttatttataaatataatcaaatataggaaagaaccaatttattaataaatattaaaaaaaatgcgaTATTTTACTGATAAATagtattaaaatattgatagatgtctatcagtgacattgataAACAGTGTCCAGATATTGATAGACGATGGTATTttattatatgtaaaaatattttaaaaaattttgccatttaaaataattgtaatattttttctaatctacaaatatttttctttaaaaaaaaatgaaaacttcagcattaaataatacaaaagtctttaaaaaaagaaaaaaaacaacaaatagaAAAGCTAATTTTAAAGACTTGGTGAACGTCATGCTTAGCAAAAAATGCATATATTAAAGTTGCGGGTGAAAATTGTCATATCTTGAAATATTATATATCCTTCCGTaattatttagatttttatttttattgttttgaaaattgtgtttgATTTTCTTATTCTTGGTTTTCATGTGtcctaattaaatatttgaatatttgaccaatttttaaaaattaaaaataagttttttgaaatatacttttttttttgtcaattttcaaattttggctttgattttgagaacacttataaaatataaacaacaaaacatataaaccaataTTAGAATTGGTGTTTGTaaacttagttttcaaaaactaaagttttgtttggtaatcattttattttttttttaaattaatcatatggacactattttcacctccaaatttcttcctttattatctatttttcaccaatagtttaaaaaatcaagccaaaattgagaactaaaaaaattagcttgcaaaaagttatttttgtttttggaatttgactaagaattcaactattgtacttaagaaaaatgcataCTGTCgtaaaaaatgtggatgaaacatgcttaattttcaaaaacaaaagcaaaaaatcaaataactaaatggttactaaatagggcctaaatggttatcaaacgaaacctaaatatatatgaataaggaAAAAAGGGTATTTATAGTATtcttaaaataacaaaaactaGTTAGTTAATAAACATTTCTAGTCGTCTCTCAATTTTCATGAAAGTAGCTATATGTAATTCCTGAACTTTAGTTGATAACAATTTAGCTAGaccatatacttttaaatttgtaataatttagttactTAACTTTAATAAGCAACAATTTATAAATTCTTGTACTTTACAATcggtaacaatttagttcttcttatgaaaatattattaagatctaatgaaattttttatacATGTAGATCGATAAATtgattagaaatcaaatttatctataaattattaagactaagttgttacatgataaaatttgaaacttaattttgatggaatttttttataatagagactaaactgttacaaatttaaaagtatatatatagatcaaattgttacaaatttgaaaatatatggactaaattgttacaaatttgaaagtatctAGATTAAATTGTTTCTAACtaaagttcaaggattaaatTTACTAGTATAAAAGTGTACAtaccaaaagtattttttaaccaATATTTAGGGATTGTTTGAAttgactagaaaaaaaaaaacaatttttcaaaaagtcgtttcatttaaacacttttaattttaaaaaaatgtgtaaaataaaaacactcatGTGTTTAGTTACACTcccaatatatttttatatacaagtttgtttggtttgttatatactaaaaataattttttattaatgtcaaatCATTATATATAAATGATGATTATTAAACTCTATGAactaatattttataaacactTTCAATGCCCaagtatttttctttcattttgttttCCAGCATATGATAAATCTAATTGGTCATTAGACTTATTCGTTAAGAGTTGGTCGTAGGAGATAATGGATGAAATTGGTCGATGGAGTTGGTCCCGAAGCTAGTCGTTAGATATGGTCATTGTTGAAGTTAGTTATCGGAGGGGACATTAGACTTGGTTGCCTAGGTTGTTTGCCAAAGGTGGTCGCTCACTAGAGTTGGCTGCTAGTGGTGGTCATTAACAGTGGTCGGTGTTGGACCAGCATGACAACCTTAGAGGGGTgaatagagtttaattaattttttttcttaaagtatgctcaatttgatctaattagatattttaaaattaaattgataaaaactctaatttatgctaaataacaagattgataaaaattatgtaaCAATATACTCAATCAATCACAACCAACAAAAATTAAGCAATTAAACTTAAATGCAAGAATAACTAggaaagagatagagaagaagacaccgtggTTCGATCAAATAcgacctacatccactttccTATGCGCCTCTTGGgactttgattaaaaaaatcttcTTTTGACTCTTTTCACGGATGAGAGTCGAACTGCACCTTGCTCCTTTTATGGGTttaagagcaaacccgatcatTTCCACGGGTTAGAATCCAATCGTTACAATGTTTTGAAACCTTAAATCACCTAATGAAACTCTCTAAAAATAGTGGGTATACAAGATTGAGCCCACATACTTtgatcctcacaatacaatagcaatttctctcaagaataagatgaaaaaaaagaaattgaaagctCAAACAGAGAGTAACGATtgtggcttttttttttttttttttttttttttgctaattttgaggattgtaaaatgtgaaaagttgttgtagaaatttggagaagaaggtGGTTAAGTAGAGAgaaaaaatttttagaaatcacatttaatttggaccattagattttggggaaaaaaatcaatggtggagaaactagccgttagacacaaacaaaatataatataaattctttttcttttgaaattctttttctttttaaaatcaatcaaaaataaaaaacataccatgtatcaaaaactagttgttagacacaaacataaaataatattaaattcattttccttttaaatccattttctttttaaaatcaatccaaaaataaaagacATATCATATGTCAAAAGCtggtcgttagatacaaacataaaataatattaaattcattttccttttaaattcattttctttttaaaattcatcttctttttaaaatcaatccaaaaatcaaccGCCCACTATGTGTCACTTCTCCATTGCTCCAAGTGGCACCTTTCAATTGGTCCACTTTGATGAGAAAACTTCTGCCACGTCATCAGCTCGAGATTTTTTCATTAGACTTATTTCGGTGGTATCTTCTTCGTTCgaactccgatttgagcgattcaaattgcgCTGGAATCGTTGTTTCGAGCTCTACACAATAGAtacttcaaaacactcaaatttttaataaataaaagttggtttgttattatcaaaatattaattaattaattaatcaaaattaattaatttgaggttAATGGCCAAAAAACCAACAGTCGACACCAAAGTTGATGGGGTGATTGCTGGAGGTGGTCGTCAAAGGTGGCCACCAAAGTTGGTCATCGATAGTGGTCACTATAGTCAGGGGTGGTAGCCGAAGTTGATAGTGATAGAGtaaagaagcaaaatgtggaagctaacaaaatcattaagtactctaatt
This genomic window from Benincasa hispida cultivar B227 chromosome 4, ASM972705v1, whole genome shotgun sequence contains:
- the LOC120075277 gene encoding umecyanin-like, whose protein sequence is MSRTMASLTCLFLFGTFFHVVVAIDHEVGGDFGWNLPPTLTFFSKWARNNTFFVGDRLRFTPRANETHTYAEAKSEKEFDECVEQGIVFDPSIILTLQNNRLGRRYFICTDGNHCNMGMKFTIDVLPISVTTPNTAVKIDALLPILLFIIFMANLFFFV